A stretch of the Thermofilum adornatum genome encodes the following:
- a CDS encoding PfkB family carbohydrate kinase, which produces MDIYLLGHLTIDIVVEGEKVRRSLGGTVTFGSLAALKHGVRPHIVSKVGKDFPDEYMMFLGKHNIDLSGVGISRYLPTTKFKLVYRSSGDRDLYLLARCEDILSGDVPLGKIKGNIAVIGPLVGEIPPSVVQEVSEVASLVVTDLQGYVRKQLGDKRIVLSSSPEARLVVSLSDIVHAEVAEARAIYGNLEPLELAKKLVEDGAGISLVTLGADGAYVATRQRAFFVPSIPTRVVDRTGAGDVFTTVFAVEYQRSGDIREASAYATAAVSFLIEKPGVDGLKDRWEVRKRAEKLIENIKELA; this is translated from the coding sequence GTGGACATTTATCTGCTTGGCCACCTAACAATCGATATTGTGGTTGAGGGAGAAAAGGTAAGGAGAAGCCTGGGCGGAACAGTTACCTTCGGCTCTCTAGCGGCGCTCAAGCATGGCGTTAGACCCCACATAGTGTCGAAGGTTGGGAAGGATTTTCCCGACGAGTACATGATGTTTCTGGGCAAGCATAATATTGATCTCAGTGGGGTAGGTATCTCGAGGTATCTGCCGACAACCAAGTTTAAGCTTGTTTACCGCAGTAGCGGCGATAGAGACCTCTATCTCTTGGCTAGGTGCGAAGATATTCTTTCTGGAGACGTGCCGCTGGGAAAGATAAAGGGCAACATTGCAGTAATTGGGCCGCTGGTTGGCGAGATTCCTCCGAGCGTTGTCCAGGAGGTTTCAGAGGTTGCCTCACTGGTAGTAACTGATCTCCAGGGATACGTGCGGAAACAGCTAGGAGACAAAAGGATAGTTTTGTCTTCTTCTCCAGAGGCTAGACTCGTGGTTTCCCTTTCGGACATTGTTCATGCAGAGGTGGCAGAGGCGAGGGCAATATACGGGAACCTCGAGCCACTGGAGCTTGCAAAGAAGCTCGTGGAGGATGGCGCCGGGATTTCCCTCGTAACTCTGGGGGCTGATGGCGCTTACGTAGCCACGAGGCAGAGGGCTTTCTTTGTGCCCAGCATACCTACCCGGGTTGTTGACAGAACTGGTGCTGGGGACGTGTTTACTACTGTGTTCGCGGTCGAGTATCAGCGTAGCGGCGATATAAGGGAGGCCTCTGCATATGCCACTGCAGCCGTATCTTTCCTCATAGAGAAGCCTGGGGTTGATGGGTTAAAGGACCGCTGGGAGGTTAGAAAGCGGGCGGAAAAACTCATTGAGAACATAAAGGAACTTGCATAA